One stretch of Zingiber officinale cultivar Zhangliang chromosome 6B, Zo_v1.1, whole genome shotgun sequence DNA includes these proteins:
- the LOC121992126 gene encoding glucose-1-phosphate adenylyltransferase large subunit 3, chloroplastic/amyloplastic-like gives MVVSMNTRMLRPATASRSRSAATEGREFIGTRLDSERLRSARIPVAHKPLVVRMSVVTTDVATDVKFKDVDPQRRDPGTVVAVILGGGAGTRLFPLTKRRAKPAVPIGGAYRLIDVPMSNCINSGINKVYILTQFNSASLNRHLARAYNFSNGVSFGDGFVEVLAATQTPGQEGKRWFQGTADAVRQFHWLFEDAKGKDIEDVVILSGDHLYRMDYMDFVQSHRQSGADITISCIPMDDSRASDFGLMKIDSKGRIISFSEKPKGEDLKAMEVDTTVLGLSKEDAAKKPYIASMGVYVFKKDLLLNLLRWRFPTANDFGSEIIPASAREFCIKAYLFNDYWEDIGTIRSFFEANLALTAHPPRFSFYDAAKPMYTSRRNLPPSKVDNSKIVDSILSHGTFLDNCFIEHSVIGIRSRISSNVHLEDTVMLGADYYETDIEVASLLAEGRVPIGIGENTKIRNCIIDKNARIGKNVTITNSDGVQEADRAAEGFYIRSGITIILKNSTITDGFAI, from the exons AGCCCCTCGTCGTTCGAATGTCCGTCGTCACCACCGACGTCGCTACGGATGTCAAG TTTAAAGATGTGGATCCGCAGCGGAGGGATCCGGGGACAGTTGTGGCAGTTATTCTAGGTGGAGGAGCTGGAACTCGTCTCTTCCCTCTCACCAAGCGTAGGGCAAAGCCCGCT GTGCCAATTGGAGGCGCATACAGGTTGATCGATGTGCCAATGAGCAATTGTATCAACAGTGGAATCAATAAAGTGTATATTCTCACTCAGTTCAACTCCGCTTCATTGAATAGACATCTTGCACGGGCTTACAACTTCAGCAATGGTGTAAGCTTCGGTGATGGCTTTGTTGAG GTGTTGGCAGCCACTCAAACTCCTGGCCAGGAGGGAAAGAGATGGTTTCAGGGCACTGCTGATGCTGTTCGGCAATTTCATTGGCTTTTTGAG GATGCCAAAGGCAAGGATATAGAGGATGTGGTTATTCTCTCTGGGGATCATCTATACCGAATGGATTATATGGACTTTGTTCAG AGTCATAGACAAAGTGGTGCTGATATTACAATTTCTTGCATACCGATGGATGATAG CCGTGCTTCAGATTTTGGTTTGATGAAAATAGATAGTAAAGGACGAATTATTTCATTCAGTGAAAAACCAAAAGGAGAAGACCTGAAGGCAATG GAAGTCGATACCACTGTATTGGGGTTATCAAAGGAAGATGCAGCAAAGAAACCATATATAGCATCAATGGGAGTATATGTATTCAAGAAGGACTTACTTTTAAATCTTCTCAG ATGGCGATTTCCTACTGCAAATGACTTTGGGTCTGAAATAATTCCTGCTTCTGCAAGAGAATTTTGCATTAAG GCATATCTATTTAATGATTACTGGGAAGACATTGGGACAATTAGATCCTTCTTTGAGGCAAATCTTGCTCTTACTGCACAT CCACCTCGCTTCAGCTTTTATGATGCAGCAAAGCCAATGTATACTTCACGAAGAAACTTACCTCCATCAAAAGTAGACAATAGCAAG ATTGTTGATTCAATTCTTTCCCATGGGACTTTCTTGGACAACTGCTTCATAGAGCATAGTGTAATTGGTATACGATCTCGTATAAGCTCTAATGTCCACTTAGAG GATACAGTTATGCTTGGCGCCGACTACTATGAGACTGATATTGAAGTAGCATCATTGCTAGCCGAAGGGAGGGTCCCTATTGGTATTGGAGAGAACACAAAAATAAG GAACTGTATAATTGATAAAAATGCAAGGATTGGGAAGAATGTGACAATCACAAACTCGGAT GGAGTACAAGAAGCTGACAGAGCTGCTGAAGGTTTCTATATACGATCAGGCATCACCATCATTTTGAAGAACTCAACAATTACAGATGGGTTTGCCATATGA
- the LOC121992127 gene encoding serine/threonine-protein phosphatase PP2A-1 catalytic subunit-like, with amino-acid sequence MPSYADLDRQIEHLKQCKFLPEAEVKSLCEQARAVLVEEWNVQPVKCPVTVCGDIHGQFHDLIELFRIGGEAPDTNYLFMGDYVDRGYYSVETVTLLVALKVRYRDRITILRGNHESRQITQVYGFYDECLRKYGNANVWKYFTDLFDYLPLTALIENQIFCLHGGLSPSLDTLDTIRALSRIQEVPHEGPMCDLLWSDPDDRCGWGISPRGAGYTFGQDIAQQFNHTNGLTMVARAHQLVMDGYNWCQDKNVVTVFSAPNYCYRCGNMAAIMEVGENMEHNFLQFDPAPRQIEPEPTRKTPDYFL; translated from the exons ATGCCGTCCTATGCGGATCTAGACCGCCAGATCGAGCACCTGAAGCAATGCAAGTTCTTGCCGGAGGCGGAGGTGAAATCCCTCTGCGAGCAGGCACGGGCGGTGCTCGTGGAAGAGTGGAACGTGCAGCCGGTGAAATGCCCCGTCACGGTGTGCGGGGACATCCACGGGCAGTTTCATGATCTCATCGAGCTGTTCCGGATTGGTGGCGAGGCGCCCGATACGAATTATCTCTTCATGGGGGACTACGTAG ATCGTGGTTATTATTCTGTTGAGACTGTCACGCTCTTAGTTGCATTGAAAGTTCGTTACCGAGATAGGATTACGATTCTCAGAGGAAATCACGAGAGCCGGCAGATCACACAAGT GTATGGATTTTATGATGAATGCTTAAGAAAATATGGAAATGCAAATGTGTGGAAATACTTCACTGATCTATTTGATTACTTACCTCTTACAGCTCTTATTGAGAACCAG ATATTCTGTTTGCATGGTGGTCTCTCCCCATCCTTGGATACATTAGATACTATCCGTGCTCTAAGTCGCATTCAGGAG GTTCCACATGAAGGTcctatgtgtgatcttctctggTCTGATCCGGATGATCGATGTGGGTGGGGAATATCACCTAGAGGAGCTGGATACACATTTGGTCAGGATATTGCTCAACAATTCAACCACACTAATGGACTCACCATGGTGGCCAGAGCCCATCAACTGGTTATGGATGGTTATAATTGGTGCCAA GATAAGAACGTTGTCACAGTATTTAGCGCACCAAACTACTGTTATCGCTGTGGCAACATGGCAGCTATAATGGAGGTTGGGGAGAACATGGAACATAATTTCCTTCAGTTTGATCCAGCGCCACGGCAAATTGAGCCTGAACCCACTCGGAAAACTCCCGACTACTTTTTGTGA
- the LOC121992124 gene encoding RNA polymerase sigma factor sigC-like isoform X1: MAIRIQSLSSEDIFAFLPLQVVGTRCELHLCASTRMGLRFKGPPSSSYAPPLLLLRPDLFSSSSSVYLVHTLRDREVCVKFGLLLHSTDEGKLSHGTATYKAKACSFGQVQSVERIKVNLDNCTSKICQDVAKQILKGEDSSFIHTNLTLKTAAELALLMENIDRIEDLIVGADMIRLERDILTHLRRLGAMKLFTSCFSKAVTETIIWSSNLVNKHLDAYPFELRFDEKKDNIVVHSNKKEQRKKRRAQRLEKVSRRSVLQIPTESGHKDELFSLRKRGLGNFAGLSGSKKREVIAKNESEMSMGVKEMANLEKLCKNLEEDMGKPPSLTRWAEAAGLDQKTLRSRLQFGWYCRDKLIRSTRSLVIFVAKNYRGMGIAFDDLIQAGYVGVLNGTERYDIEKGYRFSTYVQYWIRKSILAMIASHSRTVKVPVRMESMINQIQKVKRNFHTSEGKYPNDEEITELTGLSLAYVRLASRCSKSVGSIEQEVRDGWTTTFMFLLCQEITADTSVKSPYEFIGKEHAREQILNLLQTLHPRERQVLALRYGLGDGRCRSLEEIGRLCHVSREWIRKIEKEALSKIRSQEMQKRLSHYLQ, translated from the exons ATGGCGATCCGAATCCAATCGCTGTCCTCCGAAGATATTTTTGCTTTTTTGCCCCTTCAAGTGGTGGGCACTCGTTGCGAGCTTCATCTCTGTGCCTCGACTCGGATGGGGCTCCGCTTCAAGGGACCGCCTTCTTCAAGCTAcgctcctcctcttctccttctcagGCCGGACttattctcctcttcttcct CTGTATATTTGGTCCACACACTGAGAGACAGAGAAGTCTGTGTTAAATTTGGACTTCTATTGCACAGTACTGATGAAGGGAAACTATCTCATGGTACCGCGACCTACAAAGCCAAAGCATGTTCCTTTGGACAAGTGCAAAGTGTTGAACGAATAAAG GTTAACTTGGATAACTGCACTTCTAAAATATGCCAAGATGTGGCCAAACAAATTCTGAAAGGGGAGGATTCTTCATTTATTCATACAAATTTGACCCTGAAAACTGCTGCAGAATTAGCCTTACTAATGGAAAACATTGATAGGATAGAAGATCTTATTGTTGGAGCAGACATGATAAGGTTGGAAAGAGACATTCTGACTCATTTAAGAAGGCTTGGGGCCATGAAATTATTTACTAGCTGTTTCTCCAAGGCCGTCACAGAAACCATAATCTGGAGCTCAAACTTGGTGAATAAGCATCTTGATGCATATCCCTTTGAGCTTCGCTTTGATGAGAAAAAGGATAACATAGTTGTCCACTCTAACAAAAAGGAGCAAAGAAAAAAGAGAAGAGCACAAAGATTGGAAAAGGTTTCAAGGAGATCTGTTTTACAAATACCAACAGAATCTGGACACAAAGATGAATTATTTTCATTACGAAAAAGAGGTCTAGGAAATTTTGCTGGTCTTTCTGGCTCAAAAAAGAGGGAAGTGATTGCTAAAAACGAATCAGAAATGTCTATGGGAGTTAAG GAAATGGCAAATCTAGAAAAGCTTTGCAAAAATTTGGAGGAAGACATGGGAAAACCACCCAGTTTGACGAGGTGGGCAGAAGCAGCAGGGCTCGATCAGAAGACATTACGATCACGTCTTCAATTTGGATGGTATTGCAGAGATAAGCTTATAAGGAGTACCCGCTCTCTGGTTATCTTTGTTGCAAAGAATTACAGAGGAATGGGGATTGCATTTGATGATTTAATTCAG GCTGGCTATGTTGGAGTCCTTAATGGCACAGAAAGATACGACATCGAGAAGGGATATCGCTTTTCAACCTATGTACAATACTGGATTAGGAAATCAATATTGGCAATGATAGCCTCACATTCAAGAACCGTAAAAGTGCCT GTAAGAATGGAAAGCATGATCAATCAAATACAAAAAGTCAAGCGAAACTTCCATACCTCAGAAGGAAAATACCCAAACGATGAAGAGATAACAGAGTTAACTGGTCTCTCACTAGCTTATGTTAGACTCGCTAGCCGGTGCTCCAAGTCTGTTGGTTCAATTGAGCAGGAAGTCAGGGATGGATGGACCACAACATTCATG TTTCTATTGTGTCAGGAAATTACAGCAGACACTTCTGTTAAAAGTCCCTATGAGTTCATTGGGAAGGAGCATGCAAGAGAACAAATCTTAAATCTTCTCCAAACTTTACATCCTAGAGAAAGGCAAGTACTAGCTCTTCGATATGGTTTAGGAGATGGGAGATGCAGATCGCTTGAAGAGATTGGAAGGCTTTGCCATGTTTCAAGGGAATGGAttagaaaaatagagaaagaaGCTTTGTCAAAGATTAGAAGCCAAGAAATGCAAAAACGTTTGTCACATTACCTTCAATAG
- the LOC121992124 gene encoding RNA polymerase sigma factor sigC-like isoform X3, with translation MAIRIQSLSSEDIFAFLPLQVVGTRCELHLCASTRMGLRFKGPPSSSYAPPLLLLRPDLFSSSSSVYLVHTLRDREVCVKFGLLLHSTDEGKLSHGTATYKAKACSFGQVQSVERIKVNLDNCTSKICQDVAKQILKGEDSSFIHTNLTLKTAAELALLMENIDRIEDLIVGADMIRLERDILTHLRRLGAMKLFTSCFSKAVTETIIWSSNLVNKHLDAYPFELRFDEKKDNIVVHSNKKEQRKKRRAQRLEKVSRRSVLQIPTESGHKDELFSLRKRGLGNFAGLSGSKKREVIAKNESEMSMGVKEMANLEKLCKNLEEDMGKPPSLTRWAEAAGLDQKTLRSRLQFGWYCRDKLIRSTRSLVIFVAKNYRGMGIAFDDLIQAGYVGVLNGTERYDIEKGYRFSTYVQYWIRKSILAMIASHSRTVKVPVRMESMINQIQKVKRNFHTSEGKYPNDEEITELTGLSLAYVRLASRCSKSVGSIEQEVRDGWTTTFMEITADTSVKSPYEFIGKEHAREQILNLLQTLHPRERQVLALRYGLGDGRCRSLEEIGRLCHVSREWIRKIEKEALSKIRSQEMQKRLSHYLQ, from the exons ATGGCGATCCGAATCCAATCGCTGTCCTCCGAAGATATTTTTGCTTTTTTGCCCCTTCAAGTGGTGGGCACTCGTTGCGAGCTTCATCTCTGTGCCTCGACTCGGATGGGGCTCCGCTTCAAGGGACCGCCTTCTTCAAGCTAcgctcctcctcttctccttctcagGCCGGACttattctcctcttcttcct CTGTATATTTGGTCCACACACTGAGAGACAGAGAAGTCTGTGTTAAATTTGGACTTCTATTGCACAGTACTGATGAAGGGAAACTATCTCATGGTACCGCGACCTACAAAGCCAAAGCATGTTCCTTTGGACAAGTGCAAAGTGTTGAACGAATAAAG GTTAACTTGGATAACTGCACTTCTAAAATATGCCAAGATGTGGCCAAACAAATTCTGAAAGGGGAGGATTCTTCATTTATTCATACAAATTTGACCCTGAAAACTGCTGCAGAATTAGCCTTACTAATGGAAAACATTGATAGGATAGAAGATCTTATTGTTGGAGCAGACATGATAAGGTTGGAAAGAGACATTCTGACTCATTTAAGAAGGCTTGGGGCCATGAAATTATTTACTAGCTGTTTCTCCAAGGCCGTCACAGAAACCATAATCTGGAGCTCAAACTTGGTGAATAAGCATCTTGATGCATATCCCTTTGAGCTTCGCTTTGATGAGAAAAAGGATAACATAGTTGTCCACTCTAACAAAAAGGAGCAAAGAAAAAAGAGAAGAGCACAAAGATTGGAAAAGGTTTCAAGGAGATCTGTTTTACAAATACCAACAGAATCTGGACACAAAGATGAATTATTTTCATTACGAAAAAGAGGTCTAGGAAATTTTGCTGGTCTTTCTGGCTCAAAAAAGAGGGAAGTGATTGCTAAAAACGAATCAGAAATGTCTATGGGAGTTAAG GAAATGGCAAATCTAGAAAAGCTTTGCAAAAATTTGGAGGAAGACATGGGAAAACCACCCAGTTTGACGAGGTGGGCAGAAGCAGCAGGGCTCGATCAGAAGACATTACGATCACGTCTTCAATTTGGATGGTATTGCAGAGATAAGCTTATAAGGAGTACCCGCTCTCTGGTTATCTTTGTTGCAAAGAATTACAGAGGAATGGGGATTGCATTTGATGATTTAATTCAG GCTGGCTATGTTGGAGTCCTTAATGGCACAGAAAGATACGACATCGAGAAGGGATATCGCTTTTCAACCTATGTACAATACTGGATTAGGAAATCAATATTGGCAATGATAGCCTCACATTCAAGAACCGTAAAAGTGCCT GTAAGAATGGAAAGCATGATCAATCAAATACAAAAAGTCAAGCGAAACTTCCATACCTCAGAAGGAAAATACCCAAACGATGAAGAGATAACAGAGTTAACTGGTCTCTCACTAGCTTATGTTAGACTCGCTAGCCGGTGCTCCAAGTCTGTTGGTTCAATTGAGCAGGAAGTCAGGGATGGATGGACCACAACATTCATG GAAATTACAGCAGACACTTCTGTTAAAAGTCCCTATGAGTTCATTGGGAAGGAGCATGCAAGAGAACAAATCTTAAATCTTCTCCAAACTTTACATCCTAGAGAAAGGCAAGTACTAGCTCTTCGATATGGTTTAGGAGATGGGAGATGCAGATCGCTTGAAGAGATTGGAAGGCTTTGCCATGTTTCAAGGGAATGGAttagaaaaatagagaaagaaGCTTTGTCAAAGATTAGAAGCCAAGAAATGCAAAAACGTTTGTCACATTACCTTCAATAG
- the LOC121992124 gene encoding RNA polymerase sigma factor sigC-like isoform X2, whose product MAIRIQSLSSEDIFAFLPLQVVGTRCELHLCASTRMGLRFKGPPSSSYAPPLLLLRPDLFSSSSSVYLVHTLRDREVCVKFGLLLHSTDEGKLSHGTATYKAKACSFGQVQSVERIKVNLDNCTSKICQDVAKQILKGEDSSFIHTNLTLKTAAELALLMENIDRIEDLIVGADMIRLERDILTHLRRLGAMKLFTSCFSKAVTETIIWSSNLVNKHLDAYPFELRFDEKKDNIVVHSNKKEQRKKRRAQRLEKVSRRSVLQIPTESGHKDELFSLRKRGLGNFAGLSGSKKREVIAKNESEMSMGVKEMANLEKLCKNLEEDMGKPPSLTRWAEAAGLDQKTLRSRLQFGWYCRDKLIRSTRSLVIFVAKNYRGMGIAFDDLIQAGYVGVLNGTERYDIEKGYRFSTYVQYWIRKSILAMIASHSRTVKVRMESMINQIQKVKRNFHTSEGKYPNDEEITELTGLSLAYVRLASRCSKSVGSIEQEVRDGWTTTFMFLLCQEITADTSVKSPYEFIGKEHAREQILNLLQTLHPRERQVLALRYGLGDGRCRSLEEIGRLCHVSREWIRKIEKEALSKIRSQEMQKRLSHYLQ is encoded by the exons ATGGCGATCCGAATCCAATCGCTGTCCTCCGAAGATATTTTTGCTTTTTTGCCCCTTCAAGTGGTGGGCACTCGTTGCGAGCTTCATCTCTGTGCCTCGACTCGGATGGGGCTCCGCTTCAAGGGACCGCCTTCTTCAAGCTAcgctcctcctcttctccttctcagGCCGGACttattctcctcttcttcct CTGTATATTTGGTCCACACACTGAGAGACAGAGAAGTCTGTGTTAAATTTGGACTTCTATTGCACAGTACTGATGAAGGGAAACTATCTCATGGTACCGCGACCTACAAAGCCAAAGCATGTTCCTTTGGACAAGTGCAAAGTGTTGAACGAATAAAG GTTAACTTGGATAACTGCACTTCTAAAATATGCCAAGATGTGGCCAAACAAATTCTGAAAGGGGAGGATTCTTCATTTATTCATACAAATTTGACCCTGAAAACTGCTGCAGAATTAGCCTTACTAATGGAAAACATTGATAGGATAGAAGATCTTATTGTTGGAGCAGACATGATAAGGTTGGAAAGAGACATTCTGACTCATTTAAGAAGGCTTGGGGCCATGAAATTATTTACTAGCTGTTTCTCCAAGGCCGTCACAGAAACCATAATCTGGAGCTCAAACTTGGTGAATAAGCATCTTGATGCATATCCCTTTGAGCTTCGCTTTGATGAGAAAAAGGATAACATAGTTGTCCACTCTAACAAAAAGGAGCAAAGAAAAAAGAGAAGAGCACAAAGATTGGAAAAGGTTTCAAGGAGATCTGTTTTACAAATACCAACAGAATCTGGACACAAAGATGAATTATTTTCATTACGAAAAAGAGGTCTAGGAAATTTTGCTGGTCTTTCTGGCTCAAAAAAGAGGGAAGTGATTGCTAAAAACGAATCAGAAATGTCTATGGGAGTTAAG GAAATGGCAAATCTAGAAAAGCTTTGCAAAAATTTGGAGGAAGACATGGGAAAACCACCCAGTTTGACGAGGTGGGCAGAAGCAGCAGGGCTCGATCAGAAGACATTACGATCACGTCTTCAATTTGGATGGTATTGCAGAGATAAGCTTATAAGGAGTACCCGCTCTCTGGTTATCTTTGTTGCAAAGAATTACAGAGGAATGGGGATTGCATTTGATGATTTAATTCAG GCTGGCTATGTTGGAGTCCTTAATGGCACAGAAAGATACGACATCGAGAAGGGATATCGCTTTTCAACCTATGTACAATACTGGATTAGGAAATCAATATTGGCAATGATAGCCTCACATTCAAGAACCGTAAAA GTAAGAATGGAAAGCATGATCAATCAAATACAAAAAGTCAAGCGAAACTTCCATACCTCAGAAGGAAAATACCCAAACGATGAAGAGATAACAGAGTTAACTGGTCTCTCACTAGCTTATGTTAGACTCGCTAGCCGGTGCTCCAAGTCTGTTGGTTCAATTGAGCAGGAAGTCAGGGATGGATGGACCACAACATTCATG TTTCTATTGTGTCAGGAAATTACAGCAGACACTTCTGTTAAAAGTCCCTATGAGTTCATTGGGAAGGAGCATGCAAGAGAACAAATCTTAAATCTTCTCCAAACTTTACATCCTAGAGAAAGGCAAGTACTAGCTCTTCGATATGGTTTAGGAGATGGGAGATGCAGATCGCTTGAAGAGATTGGAAGGCTTTGCCATGTTTCAAGGGAATGGAttagaaaaatagagaaagaaGCTTTGTCAAAGATTAGAAGCCAAGAAATGCAAAAACGTTTGTCACATTACCTTCAATAG
- the LOC121992128 gene encoding clathrin interactor EPSIN 1-like — translation MDFMRALDQIVRDIKREVNLKVLKVPEIEQKVLDATNDEPWGPNVTALSEIAKATKKLSDCPLVMYVLWTRLTDTGPNWRHVYKALTVIEFLVANGSESALDDILAHISWISAISEFEYVEPKGKDVGINVRIKVETILALLNDREKIQAIRDKRVAPHDKYYRRSSTTNAYASRSASYGGSNSDDRFGNQRFTRRSNSMSFDMDKEFETESKCEDAIEDVHKPKVVGCENEMSKSEKLVPDETRNRDSVPSKPPRILNKPTSNSSRNNVQPQCRQDDFDDFDPRLDDFDPRLDDFNPRGSSASGSGDLKNAEPADPSLLKTTPTNESTASPQLDPFTGAIFPSDIHAEATSKYHNQGDIDLFASRPAFPTGFPSNVDLFGVPDTNLESEEKSSVTITDESFDPFVAFPVNILPSETSQSSTRNSHHSLEEDFSFHSVMSYIEETNAESARHSSENILDNPEAPSTASTTSADFLTHGIMDLN, via the exons ATGGATTTCATGAGGGCTCTCGATCAGATTGTACGGGACAT AAAGAGGGAGGTCAATCTGAAAGTGCTCAAGGTACCGGAAATCGAACAAAAG GTCCTTGATGCTACCAATGATGAACCTTGGGGTCCTAATGTGACTGCCTTATCAGAGATTGCTAAAGCAACTAAAAAACT CTCGGATTGCCCATTAGTTATGTATGTTCTATGGACAAGATTGACAGATACAGGACCAAATTGGCGCCATGTGTATAAG GCTTTGACTGTTATTGAGTTCTTGGTGGCTAATGGATCAGAAAGTGCCCTTGATGACATTCTTGCACATATTTCTTGGATTTCA GCGATTTCTGAATTTGAATATGTTGAGCCTAAAGGGAAGGATGTCGGAATAAATGTAAGGATCAAGGTAGAGACTATTTTGGCTCTTCTAAACGATAGGGAGAAAATACAAGCAATCAGAGACAAAAGAGTTGCTCCTCATGATAA GTACTATAGACGGTCGTCAACAACTAATGCATATGCATCGCGTTCAGCCTCCTATGGTGGAAGCAATAGTGATGATCGCTTTGGAAATCAAAGATTCACAAGGAGAAGCAATTCCATGAGTTTCGACATGGACAAAGAATTTGAAACAGAAAGCAAATGCGAAGATGCTATTGAAGATGTCCATAAGCCAAAAGTTGTTGGTTGTGAAAATGAAATGAGCAAATCCGAGAAGCTTGTGCCGGATGAAACAAG GAATCGAGATTCTGTACCATCTAAACCCCCCAGGATATTGAATAAGCCAACTAGCAATTCATCAAGAAACAATGTCCAACCGCAATGCCGGCAGGATGATTTTGATGACTTCGACCCACGCTTGGATGACTTTGATCCACGCTTGGATGACTTCAATCCGCGCGGATCTTCTGCATCTG GATCTGGTGATCTTAAGAATGCAGAACCAGCTGACCCATCTCTTCTGAAAACAACCCCAACAAATGAGAGTACTGCTAGTCCTCAGCTCGATCCTTTTACCGGTGCGATCTTTCCATCAGACATACACGCTGAAGCAACATCGAAATATCACAATCAG GGAGACATCGATCTTTTTGCCTCTCGACCTGCCTTTCCCACTGGTTTTCCTTCAAATGTGGACCTCTTTGGGGTTCCAGACACAAACTTAGAGTCGGAAGAAAAATCTTCTGTGACGATCACCGATGAAAGTTTTGATCCCTTTGTTGCATTTCCAGTCAATATCTTACCTTCAGAAACTTCGCAGAGTTCTACTAGGAACAGTCACCACAGCCTAGAAGAGGACTTCAGTTTTCATTCCGTTATGTCTTATATCGAAGAAACAAACGCAGAGTCTGCACGGCATTCTTCAGAAAACATCCTTGACAACCCCGAAGCCCCTTCAACAGCATCAACTACATCGGCAGACTTCTTAACCCATGGAATCATGGACCTCAACTAG